The DNA sequence CCAGGagaggcaggctgggagggggcggggacaagagcatgggctctggggATTGGCCAGGCCTGAGCTGACGTCTGTCCTGGCCACTTCCTGGCTTTCCTAAGCTGTCCGTTACTCTGAGCCTCTCACGAGGTGCGTGGGGACCTCATGAGATGATGCCAGTGAATTGCTCAGCCACTTTGCGTGGCCATTATCATCTCTGTCGCTGTCTGATTGTCACTGTGAAATCATTGTCATCGTGGCCCAGCTGGTCCCGTGGCCCAGGCAGCAGGTTGGGAAAGCGGACACACATGGGGCGGggcatggaggaagggaggggctggccaCTTCGTCCCCAACTCCGGTGGCTCCAAGGAAGCCTGTGGATGAGGCCAAGGCCCTTGGCATGGGTCTACCGCCACTCTGAGATCAGAAGGTAAAGGGCACTCCGCCAAGAAGGTGCATGTCACCAGTCCCCCCTCCAGCTCAGGCCAGAGCCAGACCTGCTCTGCTTTGGGGGCCTAATGGGGACCCGCCCAGCCCCGATGGCCTCTATTTCCACTTCCTCTCACACGGCGTCTGGACAGGACTCGGTCCCCAGCTGGGCCCTCTGGGCCTGAGGAGTGTTGGAGAGGGCATGTCGGGGTCACTCATGGGGTGTGGTGGCAGACAGGAATCTGGCATGGGGCCCCAGGCGTGTCCCCTGCAGGGAAGACTGGGAGGACAGACGGAAACCACTgggcctgccccttctccccacccagcagcttGCCGGCCTACCCACCCAGGTCCCGACAGTGGACAAGGGCTCTGTGAATTGTTACCTGCTAAGCCCACTCCCGGAGACCCGTCCTGGCACCCGAACCCTCAGGGTCCGAtgcacacctcacacacaccgccccgggcagctggggggagggaggagccgcGGAGGGCAGAAAGCTCGAGGCGGACCTTGGCGGACCTGCACCGGCCTTTAAGGCCCGGGCACGAACAGCAACAATCACACACAACTGCTCCCCTAACTCCAGCGGACAGAGAGAATTTGATCTGCCTCACCTgggtcccgggggggggggggggggggggatttgacAGCAAGGCTGGAGGCGGTGGGTGGCGGGAGAATCGTTCAGTCATTTCATTCTTGCAGCCCGTGTACCTCACACTGGTCCAGAAACTGTGACACACATCACGTGACCAGCCCAGAGCGGAATTCAGCCCTCAAGTGTGATTTCCTGGGCCAGCGAATTCTTTTGGATTggccacaattttaaaaatcaagggatTTGACACCACCACAGTCTGGATTTCTTGTTTCTCACCGAAGGCAGGTGGTCTGGCTGCACAGGCCCTCATCCCTGCGAGGCAGTGGCCGCTCCTCGGTGTGGGCTTGTCACGTCCCGTCACCACAGACCCCACCGCTCCCCACCGCCTCCCAACACTGACACCACGTGGCCACTTACGCTCCCCGTTGTCCAGCAGGTGTTTTGTcctgttccccaccccccaccccaccacaaacACACACCGTCCTCTCTCTCATTCGCGTTTCCCGTCGGTGACCTTTAACGGAAGCGGAGAAGAAAACTCGGTTTGTTAGATGATGACAACagctggtttttattttcttctttacgcTCTTCTACACTTTCCAAATTATCTACAATGAATGTCACTTCCTTTTTAATACCAAAGACAAATGAATTAGTAACTAGAAAGAAAACCTCCCCCTCTGTAAGGCTGAGATGCAGACCCAGTGCTGCCTCCTGCGGGCAGTCTTCCTGGATTCCCACCAGGCGGCTGGCTCCCCGACCCCATGCCTGTAGCTCCAGGAGCTCTGGTCGCGTGCACACCTCACACACGAGGCTGGGGGCTCACGGGGGAGGGACCAGTCCGACCCTGTGTCCAGCAGAGGGAACTGCGATGGGCCCAGACCGCTGTCACCAGCTGAGATACGCCTCCATCTGCAGCACGCTGGGTGGAGACAGACACACTCCACCACGTGCCACGGTTCTTGCCACCAGCGGGCCTTGGGGGAGGCCGAGGTCCCCCGAGAGGCAGGGGCTTGGCAGTGAACGGGGGTGATGCAGTTATAGAGGCCCAGGTGGACAAACGGACCTCGCCCAGAACAGCTATACTGAGCCTGAGTCAGGGGCCCGCAAAGGCCGTGCAGCAGGTACAGGTTTACAGCAGGCACCGGGCAGCTCGGGGAACCACGACCCACAATACATCATTAGAattgggggacccaggctgtgagtggaggacggggcggggggggggggggttggaaaGCTGACAGAGCACAGAGCCCTGAGCTCAGCGGCAGGGCAGGAGTCTCCTCCTCCCGGGTCTGAAGCTCGGCCCAATCCCTTTCACCTGGTGCCAGCCTTGGGTTAAAATGACAGGGGCTGCAAAGTGCCCGCCTGGCAGTCACCAGAAACAGGATAGCCACGGCCCACGTCCGTCCTGGGCAGAGGCCGGGCCAAAGGCTCTGCCAGGCCTCCAAGGTCCACAGCCTGACTCTGGGCCTGCGGTTCCCGACCGCAGCCACGAGGGCTGAGCCAGGGCGGGCgagctcagcctggccttcagccCAGGCGAGGCGGCCAGGAGGATGGTCCCACTCCTGAGCCCCGTGAGAGTGAGCCAAGAGCCCGGTGGTCCGAGGGCCAATTCAGAAGGCCCAGCCAGGGAGTCCGGCCGCCGTGCGACAGCTCCAGCCCTCTGAGGTCCCGGGCCCGGCGGCAGGGGCGCAGGCAGTGGTGCGAGCCGCATCGCTGCTCCCTCACaccggggggcgggcgggcgacCTAGATGCAGCTGGACGAGGTGCTGCCCGAGGTGATGGGGAGCCTGGTGCTGTCGGAGCTGCTCTTCAGAGGCGAGGGCCCGCCCTGCGCCTGCAGCCGCATGGACCAGTACCAGAGGAAGATGAGGAAGCCTGCGGGCGGCGAGGGACACGGGCTCAGCAGGCTGGCGGCAGCATCCGCCCACCTTCTCCCTCCCAGAGTTACCTCGACTCAgatctgccccctgccctcctctggacACAGGCTCTGGCACCGATGTGACCCCGGGGTCACCTACGACACGCAGGCCACGCCTACCTTGGAAGGAGGTCATGATGCTGAAGAAATAGAGGACAACAAGCTGGAAGGTGCCGGAAGCAAAGGAGAAGAAGACCAAGGCCCAGGGCAGGCCGAGGACCAGGCTGAGGCCCAGCAGCGTCAGCACGTGGGGCCACTTCTGGGTGTGCGGATGCAGCCGCAGGATCTGTACCACCATCGTGGCCAGCATGGCCGTGTTGAACAGAAGCACCAGGCTGAAGAGGCCCAGGTTGGTGATGTGGCTGACCAGGGAGTCCCGGATCCAGCACCTGTGGACCAGGATGGGGGCTCAGCGGGTGGGGGCTCAGTGCAGGGCTGGGGGGGCCCAGTGGGGTGCAGGGGAACTCCTTTAAACACCAGGGGCTAATGGGGTGAAAAGTCACTCTCTCCTCAAGTCTCCTTTATTCCTTCCAGGAGTCAAAGGAAAGGCTGCATTGGGTGCTAATGTGGTTTTTTTGCCTCTAACTCTTGCTACTCTCCCTTTTCAACAAAGAGCCAGCCTCtggctcacagccatcagccagCATTTGGTACCAGGGCTTCCTCGTCCCCGTGTTTGTTTGTATGATTACTCGCTGTATCTGACAGTGACACTGGTTTCCGACTTGTAgttgatataattttttaaaaatatatatttaaatcaacaGTTAgacaatttaaaggaaaatatcaaaGCAAGTAATAATATAGATGGTACAAAAGTGAAGCACTCTGAGGCCCAAATTCCTGCCCCACCACACACAGCCACTCACATGGAAGGGTAGATGACACTCTCTGAGGTCCTTTGCACAGACAGGATGATGGAGCCGTAGTTGTTAATGTCCACCAGTGCCACCAAGGTCACCAGGAAGGCGGGGAAGCCTGTGGACAGCAAAGGGTGAAGCTCCATCTCCCCCCCTGGGAGgctcacccctcccctgccttctggtGAGGCCCCGGTGAAGAACgcctgaggagggggaggggaaggaagcggTGAGGAAGCCATCAGAGAGCTGGGTGGAGAAGCACAGCCAGGTGCCtggttcagccagaagccagggcaggcctgggggcccACCAACACCCTGCACCCACGTACCCCAGCCCACGGCGCTCAGCTTGAGCAGGTAGCCAGGGACGTAGGTGCCGAAGACCTCCACCACCAGTCGGTAGAGGTTGTAGCCCTCCAGGCCCATCCAggagaggcaggcgagcagggaGAAGTGTAGGAAGATGGCGCTGGCACGGCAGCCAGCCTCGGAGCCTGTCAGGGCCACCGGCTCGCTGAGCAGGAAGCTCACATCCAGCAGGAAGACAGCCATCAGCAAGTTCATGTGCACCTTGATGGTGTAATCCCGAGACTTCCTCCTGCATGGGGGTGGGGCAAGAGGAATGGTTATCCTGTGACCAGcgtgggaaggggaggagggggggggtacccgctcctcctcctccaggcagccttcccagactacacacacacacacacacacacacacacacacacacagactcctgACTGCAGCCAAGCCATTCCCCACTTGTCCctgtgcacctactatgtgcattTAACAGCAGCCTTAGCCAGACAGCAAAATAGACAAATCAGCCACTACAACCCACCAGATGCTCCCAAAGTCAGGGGTAAATGCTGTTATCCACACACCACAGATCTGAGGAGGGAATTCGGCGCCCAGGGGCCAGCAGCCGGCACCTCTCacggctcccacagccacacccatctCCAGGGCAGGTCTCCATGGTGGTGGGTCCtggcctgggggcctggaccgggcctccctcccctccccgccctccccggtcCTACCTGGAGAAGAGGTAGGCGGCGATGGTGAGGACGCAGGCCAGGGCGGAGATGACACAGCCCACATAGGACAGGAGGGTCAGGTAGTGCTTGTGCACGGCGTCCACCTCCACGGAGGCCACCTGGGTCCACGAGACAGGTCAGCGCTGGCCTCGGGGTGCCCCTCCACGAGCCCGTGGTCCGTGGGGGGGCCTTCAGTGTCTGTGAACCCCCTCCCCAGACTGAGCAGACTGCGGTCCCGTGAGTGCATTTTCTGGAGGGGCCTATAGCTTTCACCACATTCCCCAAGGGTCCCTGACCCACAAAGGCCGAGCCCTCACCAGGTACCCTCTTCTGTCCGGCACTGATTAGTTTTCTACAACATTCCACACGGGGTTAAGGTGTCGGATGGAGAAAGCACCCGCCCCCAGGAAGAGCTGGAGGCCACTCTGGTCCCTCAGACTCTGGGTTCTAAGATTCTGAGAACACGGACCTCGGACACACAGCTTCTGAGATCTTGGGGGGATCTACACTGGACCTCAGTACCCCCTCGAGGGCTCCTTAGAAACACTCTCctagccccaccccagccccgagGAATCAGCACCCTAGGTCAGGGCCAGGAGTCTGCATTTTTGTCATGCGCCAAAACTTGGCGATAAACGGCAGGGGTTTTAGAGACCAGCTCCTTTCcttaggagctgtgtgaccttgggtaaattgcttaacctttctgagcctccatttcacTATAAAACGGGACGGCAGGAGCCGCCTCAGGCGTTGTTGAGAGGAAACGTGGCGGGCGCACAGCAGAGCTCACCATCAGAACTGCGAAGTAGGTCAGGTGGTCGCAGAGGCAGGACGTGTGCATCTCTCTGCTGATGGTCTTGCACCCGGCGCTGCTCCAGCTCCCTGGGCCAGTCACTGAGGAGGGCTCAGCATGGGGCTCTGATCAGGCCCAGTCTCCCCGGACCCCGCTGAACCCCCAGTAGACTGTATCCTTCTTCCGAGCCTTTGCTCCACCTGGCAGATCCCTCATCTGCCATCACTCCTTCTTCAAAGGCCACCTTGTCCAGGAAGCCCTGCCTGTTTcaccccatgtcccccaccctccaGATACCTGCCCAGGGCAGACCCCTCCACACTCACGTGCCGAGCCTTCAACCCAGAATACACATTGTAGAGTCACGTTCTTCTGTAGGGACCAGAAGGGAGAGTGCATCCATTACAGTCCACCCCTTCGTGGGCCAGACAGGAAGTCAGCgtcaggccacacacacacacacacacacacacacacacacacacacaccagtggaacctgactggctgactggccaGTCAATCATTTCGTTGAAGACCAGTGATTCagaagagggggaagaaaggaagaccCGGCCGAAGGGGACCCTGGTCTCCTCGCGGGTCGGCTCCCACTCACCGGCTGCGGCTGGTGCTGGAAGGTGAGCACCACGGGCTCCGAGAGGTTGGCGACCTTGGTGTTCGGCACAACAATACCCAAGACCTTCTCACCCAGGACCTGGCTAGAATTCTTGTCCTAGATGTGAggcggggagagaagggaggggtccGGGGCTGAGAAGGAGGGCCCAGCAGTCCCCGGGGCTCTCCGGGCTCCTGTCTCTGGCAGGCTGGGCTCCCGTTGGAAACCGTGGTTGCACGTGTGGTCATTGACACTGTAGTGAGGACACCGCCCTCAGCCCTTCCCCGGGAGATGTGCACGGCGCAGGCCCACTTCTGACTCTGCAAGGAAGGGCTCTGACTCCTGGAGCAGGGGCTGGGCTCCACGCCTTCCTTCCGTCCGACAGACACGGCTTTTCCCAGgcgccccccccggccccccgccccccgcccccctgtacCTGGAACAGGGCTTGGCTGCTGAAGTCCACCAGGAGGAGTCTCCGGGCAGCCTCCCCGCTCCGGCCTCTGGTCTTCTGGAAGAGCGCGCGGGGCAGCAGCACCGAGTACTCCCGGACGTCCCCCGGACCCTCCTGCGGACCAGAGTGTCCTTGGGCTCAGCCAGAGAccggccccaggcccctccccctcccacgcACACACTTTCCCGGATGCTGCCTGACTcacagcagccccgctccccctCCTTCGCCGGGCGCCAGCGTTAGCCGGGAGCTTCATGGTTAGAGCCCAGGCCCCCGGGGCACACAGGCCTGGGACCATCCCCCATCATCGGGCTTCAGGCGCAGTCCTGCCTTCCGCACCCTCATGTGGGATGCGGATGGCCCCCCGCTCACCAGGCCCACACAAG is a window from the Eptesicus fuscus isolate TK198812 chromosome 21, DD_ASM_mEF_20220401, whole genome shotgun sequence genome containing:
- the ADGRG1 gene encoding adhesion G-protein coupled receptor G1 produces the protein MAAQVQVQTGPLLLGLLLLVQGAAAGGSREDLRFCGQRNQTQRSSLRYEQWTQLRISIENSEDALTVHAPFPGVPGASHPFPDPRGLYHFCLSWNRHAGKLRLLYGKNDFLLSDRASGLLCFQGREEILVQGPHMLATSVSSWWSPQNTSLPSAVGFTFSFHDPPQTASHNASVDMCELKRDLQRLSQLLKAPGKIPRRPSATPTHSSQQLQSLESKLTSLRFTGDTVSFEEERVNATVWKLQPTAGLRDLHIRSGQEEGPGDVREYSVLLPRALFQKTRGRSGEAARRLLLVDFSSQALFQDKNSSQVLGEKVLGIVVPNTKVANLSEPVVLTFQHQPQPKNVTLQCVFWVEGSALTGPGSWSSAGCKTISREMHTSCLCDHLTYFAVLMVASVEVDAVHKHYLTLLSYVGCVISALACVLTIAAYLFSRRKSRDYTIKVHMNLLMAVFLLDVSFLLSEPVALTGSEAGCRASAIFLHFSLLACLSWMGLEGYNLYRLVVEVFGTYVPGYLLKLSAVGWGFPAFLVTLVALVDINNYGSIILSVQRTSESVIYPSMCWIRDSLVSHITNLGLFSLVLLFNTAMLATMVVQILRLHPHTQKWPHVLTLLGLSLVLGLPWALVFFSFASGTFQLVVLYFFSIMTSFQGFLIFLWYWSMRLQAQGGPSPLKSSSDSTRLPITSGSTSSSCI